Proteins from a genomic interval of Pseudomonas sp. RC10:
- a CDS encoding sulfate ABC transporter substrate-binding protein, with the protein MSIRRYALAALASAVFAGSAVAKDYTLLNVSYDPTRELYQDYNAEFVKYWTKAHPGDTVKINQSHGGSGKQGRSVIDGSPADVVTLALAGDIDEISKLGKSIPENWQTKLPDASTPYTSTIVFLVRKGNPKGIHDWADLIKKDVAVITPNPKTSGGARWNFLAAYAYGLKANGGDETKAKAYIKTLFEHVPVLDTGARGATISFTNNGLGDVLLAWENEAFLSLKEDGGADKFDIVVPSLSILAEPPVAVVEKNAEKHGTTEISTEYLKHLYSKEGQEIAAKNFYRPRDKEIAAKYEKQFPKLELVTIDKDFGGWKEAQPKFFNDGGIFDQIYIPK; encoded by the coding sequence ATGTCCATTCGTCGTTACGCGCTGGCTGCACTTGCCAGTGCCGTGTTTGCCGGTTCCGCCGTTGCCAAGGACTACACGCTGTTGAACGTGTCGTATGACCCGACGCGTGAGCTGTATCAGGACTACAACGCTGAATTCGTCAAATACTGGACCAAGGCCCACCCAGGCGACACGGTCAAGATCAACCAATCCCACGGTGGTTCGGGCAAGCAAGGTCGCTCCGTCATCGACGGCTCGCCTGCCGATGTGGTGACCCTGGCTCTGGCCGGTGACATCGACGAAATCTCGAAACTGGGCAAATCCATTCCGGAAAACTGGCAGACCAAACTGCCGGACGCCAGCACCCCGTACACCTCGACCATCGTGTTCCTGGTGCGCAAGGGCAACCCGAAAGGCATTCACGATTGGGCTGACCTGATCAAGAAAGACGTCGCGGTCATCACCCCGAACCCGAAAACCTCCGGTGGCGCACGCTGGAACTTCCTGGCTGCGTACGCCTATGGCCTGAAAGCCAACGGCGGCGACGAGACCAAGGCCAAGGCCTACATCAAGACCCTGTTCGAACACGTGCCTGTGCTGGACACCGGTGCTCGCGGCGCAACCATCAGCTTCACCAACAACGGCCTGGGCGATGTCCTGCTGGCGTGGGAAAACGAAGCCTTCCTGTCGCTGAAAGAAGACGGCGGCGCCGACAAGTTCGACATCGTTGTGCCTTCCCTGTCGATCCTCGCCGAGCCTCCAGTTGCGGTCGTCGAGAAGAACGCCGAGAAACACGGCACCACCGAAATCTCGACTGAATACCTCAAACACCTGTACAGCAAGGAAGGTCAGGAAATCGCCGCGAAGAACTTCTATCGTCCTCGCGACAAGGAAATCGCGGCCAAGTACGAGAAGCAGTTCCCGAAACTGGAGCTGGTGACCATCGACAAGGATTTCGGTGGCTGGAAAGAAGCTCAGCCCAAGTTCTTCAATGATGGCGGCATCTTTGACCAGATCTATATTCCGAAGTAA
- the dibA gene encoding phosphodiesterase DibA, giving the protein MSAITRDALKTALLYGLLSIFWLAFTDYVLPLLIEDSIQLARAQLMSGYAWLSLSALCVYFARFRLLNFMGVKARQRRKEDIQRLRLAAAVFDSTLEGVLVTDASGVIVHVNRAFMEITGYQQDEVLGLTPQKFKSGRHGPEFYERMYKTISSAGQWSGEIWNRRKSGEIYPQWQSIRSIKDDQGAITHYVAVFSDITSIKHSERELVHLAHYDALTDLPNRLLFSDRAEQALTHARRKKETLALLLIDLDHFQHINDSLGHNLGDEVLKAVGERLASFLEKGLTLARLGGDEFAVLIENPNQAVQAAELAQGILDGMREPFVIEGQPLFLSASIGVSIFPHDAMSAEQLLRNADAALFLAKSQGRERYALYTEELTARAQRRVELAVELRQAIVQNELRVFYQPIHNLRTRRIEGVEALVRWQHPQRGMVSPGDFIPVAEQSGLIAEIDNWVLTEACRQMRQWLKDGVALSFVAVNVSSRLFGRGDLDRRVAQVLHETGLAPGYLELEVTESAIMDDPEQAIEQMHRLRELGLKLSIDDFGTGYSSLLRLKRMPVQKLKIDQGFVAGLPEDEDDIAIVHAVIALAQAMGMRVLAEGIEQADQANFLLNSECELGQGYWFARPMPAAQIDWQHAPVFALS; this is encoded by the coding sequence ATGTCAGCGATTACCCGAGATGCGCTCAAAACCGCACTGTTGTATGGGCTGCTGTCGATTTTCTGGCTGGCGTTCACCGACTATGTGCTCCCGCTTTTGATCGAGGATTCGATTCAGTTGGCCCGTGCTCAACTGATGAGCGGTTATGCCTGGCTGTCGCTCAGCGCGCTGTGCGTCTACTTCGCACGATTCCGGCTGTTGAACTTCATGGGGGTAAAGGCCCGCCAACGCCGAAAAGAGGACATTCAACGCCTGCGTCTCGCCGCTGCGGTCTTCGACAGCACGTTGGAAGGGGTGCTGGTGACCGATGCAAGCGGCGTGATCGTTCATGTGAACCGGGCGTTCATGGAAATCACCGGCTATCAGCAGGACGAAGTGCTCGGCCTGACGCCGCAGAAGTTCAAGTCCGGACGGCACGGTCCCGAGTTCTACGAGCGCATGTACAAGACCATTTCCAGCGCGGGCCAGTGGAGCGGCGAGATCTGGAATCGGCGTAAAAGCGGCGAGATTTATCCGCAATGGCAGAGCATTCGCTCGATCAAAGATGATCAGGGGGCGATCACGCATTACGTCGCGGTGTTTTCTGACATCACCTCTATCAAGCATTCCGAACGTGAATTGGTCCATTTGGCCCATTACGACGCCTTGACGGATCTGCCCAACCGGCTGTTGTTCAGCGACCGAGCCGAGCAGGCGCTCACCCATGCCCGGCGAAAGAAAGAGACGCTGGCGCTGTTGTTGATCGATCTCGACCACTTCCAGCACATCAACGACAGCCTCGGGCACAACTTGGGCGACGAAGTGCTAAAGGCGGTCGGGGAGCGGTTGGCGAGCTTTTTGGAGAAAGGCCTGACACTCGCGCGATTGGGCGGTGATGAATTCGCCGTGTTGATCGAAAACCCGAATCAGGCCGTGCAGGCAGCAGAACTGGCGCAAGGCATCCTCGACGGAATGCGCGAACCCTTCGTTATTGAAGGCCAGCCGCTGTTCCTTTCAGCGAGCATCGGCGTCAGCATTTTTCCCCACGACGCGATGAGCGCCGAGCAATTGTTGCGCAACGCCGATGCCGCGCTGTTTCTTGCCAAAAGCCAAGGGCGAGAACGCTACGCCCTGTACACCGAAGAACTCACGGCGCGCGCCCAGCGTCGAGTCGAGCTGGCGGTTGAATTGCGGCAGGCGATCGTGCAGAACGAACTGCGCGTGTTCTATCAGCCGATCCACAATCTGCGCACCCGCCGCATTGAGGGCGTCGAGGCGCTGGTGCGTTGGCAGCATCCGCAGCGCGGGATGGTCTCGCCCGGCGACTTCATTCCCGTTGCCGAACAAAGCGGACTGATCGCGGAGATCGACAACTGGGTGCTGACCGAAGCCTGTCGGCAAATGCGCCAGTGGCTCAAGGACGGGGTGGCCCTGTCGTTTGTGGCGGTCAACGTGTCCAGCCGCCTGTTCGGCCGTGGCGATCTGGATCGGAGGGTCGCTCAGGTGCTGCATGAAACCGGGCTGGCGCCGGGTTATCTGGAGCTTGAAGTGACTGAGAGCGCGATCATGGACGATCCCGAGCAAGCGATTGAGCAGATGCATCGCTTGCGGGAGTTGGGCCTCAAGCTTTCCATCGATGATTTTGGTACGGGTTATTCGTCGCTGCTGCGGCTCAAGCGGATGCCGGTGCAGAAGCTGAAAATCGATCAGGGGTTTGTCGCGGGCCTTCCGGAAGATGAAGACGACATCGCCATCGTTCACGCGGTCATCGCGCTGGCCCAAGCCATGGGCATGCGGGTGTTGGCTGAAGGTATCGAGCAGGCCGATCAGGCAAATTTTCTGCTGAACAGCGAATGCGAGTTGGGCCAGGGCTACTGGTTTGCCCGGCCTATGCCCGCGGCTCAGATCGATTGGCAGCATGCGCCGGTGTTTGCGTTGAGCTGA
- a CDS encoding sensor domain-containing diguanylate cyclase produces MDNQTPSIDTPATAETLLALMHAQAEVARLSEREQLFSSLLVSVNAVLWAFDWQTQRMIYVSPAYERIFGRSAGLLLADYNEWRDSIYPDDLDYAERSLSEVLEKGSIEDREYRIIRADGQVRWLSDKCFVSHQAEHGQRLVVVGIAEDITEKKQLEDELQRLATTDVLTQSSNRRHFFECAQREFEQARLQGTPMAFLLLDVDDFKLVNDTYGHQEGDIVLQRIAECGRTTLRRGDLFGRIGGEEFAAVFIGCAPDMAKQIAERLQREIQRLSFQRDDKTFGITASQGLTNLGSNDQSLEALFARADAAMYQAKRQGKNQIVLV; encoded by the coding sequence ATGGACAACCAGACGCCTTCTATCGACACACCCGCCACAGCAGAAACCCTTCTGGCTCTGATGCACGCCCAAGCGGAAGTTGCCCGACTGAGCGAACGTGAACAGCTGTTCAGCTCGCTGCTGGTGAGTGTCAACGCCGTGCTTTGGGCATTCGACTGGCAAACCCAGCGCATGATCTACGTCAGCCCCGCCTACGAGCGCATCTTCGGTCGTTCGGCTGGCCTGCTGCTGGCCGATTACAACGAATGGCGCGACAGCATTTATCCGGATGACCTCGACTACGCCGAGCGCAGCCTGAGTGAAGTGCTGGAAAAGGGCTCCATTGAAGACCGCGAATACCGGATCATCCGGGCCGACGGCCAGGTTCGTTGGCTGAGCGACAAATGCTTCGTCAGCCATCAGGCCGAGCACGGGCAGCGTCTGGTCGTGGTGGGCATCGCGGAAGACATCACCGAGAAGAAGCAGCTGGAAGACGAGCTGCAACGCTTGGCCACCACCGACGTCCTCACTCAAAGCAGCAACCGTCGCCATTTCTTCGAATGCGCCCAGCGCGAGTTCGAACAGGCCCGTTTGCAAGGCACGCCCATGGCGTTTCTGCTGCTGGACGTGGATGACTTCAAGCTGGTCAACGACACCTACGGTCACCAGGAGGGCGACATCGTGCTCCAGCGCATTGCCGAATGCGGCCGCACGACGCTGCGTCGGGGCGACCTGTTCGGGCGTATTGGCGGGGAAGAGTTCGCGGCGGTGTTCATCGGCTGCGCGCCGGACATGGCCAAGCAGATCGCGGAGCGGCTGCAGCGGGAAATCCAGCGGCTGAGCTTTCAGCGGGATGACAAGACGTTCGGCATCACGGCCAGCCAGGGCCTGACCAACCTGGGTAGCAACGACCAGAGCCTCGAAGCCCTCTTCGCCCGCGCGGATGCGGCGATGTATCAGGCCAAGCGTCAGGGCAAGAATCAGATTGTGTTGGTGTAG
- the desA gene encoding delta-9 fatty acid desaturase DesA, with amino-acid sequence MWNNGLLDLSVWQLVAVILAMTHVTIVSVTVYLHRYSAHRSLELNAGLKHFFRFWLWLTTAQNTREWTAIHRKHHAKCETADDPHSPVIKGLSTVLRKGAELYRAEAENPETLRIYGKNCPEDWIERNLYSRYPLLGVMIMGAIDLALFGVIGITVWAIQMMWIPVWAAGVVNGLGHAVGYRNFECRDAATNLVPWGILIGGEELHNNHHTYPNSAKLSVKRWEFDMGWAWIKVFCWLRLARVQRVAPIAHRVAGKGHVDMDTAMAILNNRFQIMAQYRKLVIAPLVKQELAKADESVRHQFRRAKRLLSRETSLLEDKHQARIQTMLEHSQALKVIYEKRLALQQIWARTSSNGHDMLAAIKDWVHEAEASGIQSLRDFADQLKTYSLRPSHV; translated from the coding sequence ATGTGGAACAACGGTCTGCTCGACCTGTCCGTCTGGCAATTGGTCGCAGTCATTCTGGCGATGACTCACGTCACCATCGTCAGCGTCACGGTTTATCTCCATCGCTACTCCGCGCACCGCTCGTTGGAACTCAACGCCGGGCTCAAGCACTTTTTCCGTTTCTGGCTGTGGTTGACCACGGCGCAGAACACCCGCGAGTGGACGGCCATCCACCGCAAGCACCACGCCAAATGCGAAACGGCGGATGACCCGCATAGCCCTGTCATCAAAGGCCTGTCCACGGTTCTGCGCAAAGGCGCCGAACTGTACCGCGCCGAGGCAGAAAATCCCGAGACACTGCGCATTTACGGCAAGAACTGCCCGGAAGACTGGATCGAGCGCAACCTTTACTCGCGCTACCCGCTTTTGGGGGTGATGATCATGGGCGCCATCGACCTTGCGCTGTTCGGCGTCATCGGCATCACCGTCTGGGCGATCCAGATGATGTGGATTCCGGTGTGGGCCGCTGGCGTGGTCAACGGCCTGGGTCATGCGGTCGGCTATCGCAACTTCGAATGCCGGGACGCCGCGACCAACCTGGTGCCGTGGGGCATCCTGATCGGCGGCGAAGAGCTGCACAACAATCACCACACCTACCCGAACTCGGCCAAGCTGTCGGTCAAACGCTGGGAGTTCGACATGGGCTGGGCGTGGATCAAGGTGTTCTGCTGGCTGCGTCTGGCCAGGGTTCAGCGCGTGGCGCCGATTGCCCACCGGGTCGCAGGCAAGGGCCATGTGGACATGGACACCGCCATGGCCATCCTCAACAACCGGTTCCAGATCATGGCCCAATACCGCAAGCTGGTGATCGCGCCGTTGGTCAAACAGGAACTCGCCAAGGCCGACGAGTCGGTCCGTCATCAGTTCCGTCGGGCCAAACGGCTGCTGTCTCGCGAAACCAGCCTGCTGGAAGACAAGCATCAGGCGCGCATCCAGACCATGCTGGAACACAGCCAGGCGCTGAAAGTGATCTACGAAAAACGCCTCGCGCTGCAACAGATCTGGGCGCGCACCAGCAGCAATGGCCACGACATGCTCGCCGCCATCAAAGACTGGGTCCACGAAGCGGAAGCCAGCGGCATTCAGTCCCTGCGCGACTTCGCTGACCAGCTGAAAACCTACTCGCTACGCCCCTCTCACGTTTAG
- the cysT gene encoding sulfate ABC transporter permease subunit CysT: MSRRISPVIPGFGLTLGYTLVYLSLIVLIPLAFMFIHASQLTAEQFWNIVTAPRVLAALKLSFGTAFYAAIINGIIGTLLAWVLVRYTFPGRKIIDAMIDLPFALPTAVAGIALTALYTPAGLVGQFATDLGIKIAYTPFGITLALTFVTLPFVVRTVQPVLADIPREVEEAAACLGARPLQVFRYILVPALLPAWLTGFALAFARGVGEYGSVIFIAGNMPMKTEILPLLIMVKLDQYDYAGATSIGVLMLVVSFILLLLINLLQRRIETPN, from the coding sequence ATGTCTCGACGCATATCCCCCGTCATACCCGGCTTCGGGCTGACGCTGGGCTACACCTTGGTGTACCTCAGCTTGATTGTGCTGATACCGCTCGCGTTCATGTTCATCCACGCGTCGCAACTGACTGCCGAGCAGTTCTGGAACATCGTCACCGCGCCTCGGGTGCTGGCGGCGCTGAAATTGAGCTTCGGCACGGCGTTCTACGCCGCCATCATCAACGGCATCATCGGTACGCTGTTGGCGTGGGTGCTGGTGCGTTACACCTTTCCGGGCCGCAAAATCATCGACGCGATGATCGACCTGCCATTCGCGCTGCCCACGGCCGTTGCGGGTATTGCACTGACTGCGCTGTACACCCCGGCCGGTCTGGTAGGCCAGTTCGCTACCGACCTGGGCATCAAGATCGCGTATACCCCGTTCGGCATTACCCTGGCGCTGACCTTCGTCACCCTGCCGTTCGTGGTGCGGACCGTGCAGCCGGTGTTGGCCGACATTCCCCGTGAAGTCGAAGAAGCCGCTGCCTGCCTGGGCGCTCGCCCTCTGCAAGTGTTCCGCTACATCCTCGTCCCTGCGTTGCTCCCCGCCTGGCTGACCGGCTTCGCGCTGGCGTTCGCCCGTGGTGTGGGTGAGTACGGTTCGGTGATTTTCATCGCGGGCAACATGCCGATGAAAACCGAAATCCTGCCGCTGCTGATCATGGTCAAGCTCGACCAGTACGACTACGCAGGCGCGACCTCCATCGGCGTGCTGATGCTGGTGGTGTCATTCATCCTGTTGCTGCTGATCAACCTGCTGCAACGTCGCATCGAAACCCCGAACTGA
- a CDS encoding HDOD domain-containing protein translates to MTVVEAPAVPRILIAEGDPWAREMLNELVLDVRCDAQLDVCSDGKQAVELMRGYIPDLVIASRELPGVDGLTLLRGLRLLKRQPPVRFILLSNRNDSASVREAVQLAPTAYLTKPLNIESLRQRLENLLLKDGAQVACEVPALAPGVGLDAFLEKRRELADGGPLYVDVREALTRCRTPAGIDLKRLEQELTDDPHVTAVLIAAANSASQHQGKPQQTLGQALAVLGATQSANLIQGLALKRGAILTDPSLIIQASQVWDVSRRTAGYARILARTLDLDHERCYCAGLLRGLGDLSVIRCLQEWLQAGGVLDDATIAHALDQYAAAFGSALRTRWRIPLELRELIAAVYQYTTGVYTREVLAMNLAGQMGRLGQEDPLEALAKSKSARLLKVNASDLERVRNKLVA, encoded by the coding sequence ATGACCGTTGTAGAGGCACCTGCTGTTCCTCGTATTTTGATTGCCGAAGGCGATCCTTGGGCACGTGAGATGCTCAATGAGCTGGTTCTGGACGTGCGCTGCGACGCGCAACTGGATGTGTGCTCGGACGGCAAGCAGGCGGTGGAGCTGATGCGTGGCTACATCCCGGATCTGGTGATCGCTTCCCGAGAGCTTCCGGGCGTTGATGGCCTGACCCTGCTGCGTGGGTTGCGCCTGCTAAAACGCCAGCCACCGGTGCGTTTTATCCTGCTCAGCAACCGTAACGACAGTGCCAGCGTGCGCGAAGCCGTGCAGTTGGCGCCGACGGCCTATCTGACCAAGCCGCTGAACATCGAAAGCCTGCGTCAGCGGCTGGAAAATCTGTTGCTCAAGGACGGCGCACAGGTCGCCTGCGAGGTGCCTGCGCTGGCGCCTGGCGTCGGGCTGGATGCCTTCCTGGAAAAACGTCGAGAACTGGCGGACGGCGGCCCGTTGTACGTCGATGTGCGCGAAGCGCTGACTCGCTGTCGCACGCCTGCGGGCATCGACCTCAAACGTCTTGAACAAGAATTGACCGACGACCCTCACGTTACGGCGGTGTTGATTGCCGCGGCGAACAGCGCTTCGCAGCATCAAGGCAAGCCCCAGCAGACCCTCGGACAGGCACTGGCAGTGCTGGGCGCGACTCAGAGCGCCAATTTGATTCAAGGGCTGGCGCTCAAGCGGGGCGCGATCCTGACGGACCCGTCGCTGATCATTCAGGCGAGTCAGGTGTGGGACGTTTCACGGCGAACAGCGGGCTATGCGCGGATTCTGGCGCGCACATTGGATCTGGACCACGAGCGCTGCTATTGCGCGGGCTTGCTCAGGGGGTTGGGTGATCTGTCGGTGATTCGCTGCCTTCAGGAATGGCTACAGGCCGGAGGCGTGCTAGACGATGCGACCATCGCCCACGCACTGGACCAATATGCGGCCGCATTCGGCTCGGCCCTGCGTACGCGCTGGCGTATTCCGTTGGAGCTGCGCGAACTGATTGCAGCGGTGTATCAGTACACCACCGGGGTCTACACCCGCGAAGTGCTGGCCATGAACCTGGCGGGGCAGATGGGCCGTCTCGGTCAGGAAGACCCGCTGGAGGCGCTGGCCAAGAGCAAATCGGCGCGGTTGTTGAAGGTCAACGCGTCCGATCTGGAGCGGGTGCGAAACAAGCTCGTCGCCTGA
- the oscA gene encoding sulfur starvation response protein OscA yields the protein MSASLRSVDGQDEASILREIQSALRDLRFGAVEITVHNAQVVQIERKEKFRLQNPGKQQG from the coding sequence ATGAGCGCATCTCTACGTAGCGTCGACGGCCAGGACGAAGCAAGCATTCTGCGAGAAATTCAGAGCGCTCTGCGTGACCTGCGTTTCGGCGCGGTTGAAATCACCGTGCACAACGCGCAGGTGGTCCAGATCGAACGCAAGGAAAAATTCCGTTTGCAGAACCCTGGCAAGCAGCAGGGTTGA
- the gabD gene encoding NADP-dependent succinate-semialdehyde dehydrogenase produces MQLKDSKLFRQQAYINGAWADADSGQTIKVNNPSNNEILGTVPKMGAAETRRAIEAADKALPAWRALTAKERGAKLRRWFELMIENQDDLGRLMTLEQGKPLAEAKGEIAYAASFIEWFSEEAKRIYGDVIPGHQPDKRLIVLKQPIGVTAAITPWNFPAAMITRKAGPALAAGCTMVLKPASQTPYSALALAELAERAGIPAGVFSVVTGSAGDIGSELTSNPIVRKLSFTGSTEIGRQLMAECAHDIKKVSLELGGNAPFIVFDDADLDKAVEGAIISKYRNNGQTCVCANRIYVQDSVYDAFAEKLQAAVAKLKVGDGLAEGTTTGPLIDEKAVAKVKEHIADALGKGAKVLSGGNSLEGNFFEPTILVNVSKDAAVAKEETFGPLAPLFRFKDEAEVIAMANDTEFGLASYFYAQNMSRVFRVAEALEYGMVGINTGLISNEVAPFGGVKASGLGREGSKYGIEDYLEIKYLCLSV; encoded by the coding sequence ATGCAGCTCAAAGATTCGAAGTTGTTCCGCCAGCAGGCGTACATCAATGGCGCCTGGGCCGATGCCGACAGCGGCCAGACCATCAAGGTTAACAATCCGTCGAACAACGAGATTCTCGGCACCGTGCCGAAAATGGGCGCTGCTGAAACCCGCCGTGCCATCGAAGCTGCCGACAAGGCGCTGCCCGCCTGGCGTGCACTGACCGCCAAAGAGCGTGGCGCCAAGCTGCGTCGCTGGTTCGAGCTGATGATCGAAAACCAGGACGACCTCGGTCGCCTGATGACCCTGGAACAAGGCAAGCCGCTGGCCGAAGCCAAGGGCGAAATCGCCTACGCCGCTTCCTTCATCGAATGGTTCTCTGAAGAAGCCAAGCGCATCTACGGCGACGTGATTCCAGGCCACCAGCCGGACAAGCGCCTGATCGTGCTGAAACAGCCCATCGGCGTGACTGCTGCGATCACCCCGTGGAACTTCCCGGCAGCGATGATCACCCGTAAAGCCGGTCCTGCGCTGGCCGCCGGTTGCACCATGGTCTTGAAGCCTGCATCGCAAACCCCTTACTCCGCACTGGCGCTGGCTGAGCTGGCCGAGCGAGCGGGCATTCCTGCTGGCGTGTTCAGCGTCGTGACCGGCAGCGCGGGCGACATCGGCAGCGAGCTGACCAGCAATCCGATCGTGCGCAAACTGTCGTTCACCGGCTCGACCGAAATTGGTCGTCAGTTGATGGCCGAATGTGCCCACGACATCAAAAAAGTCTCGCTGGAGCTGGGCGGCAACGCGCCGTTCATCGTGTTCGACGACGCGGACCTGGATAAGGCCGTTGAAGGCGCGATCATCTCCAAATACCGCAACAACGGTCAGACCTGTGTCTGCGCCAACCGCATCTATGTGCAGGATTCGGTCTACGACGCGTTCGCCGAGAAACTGCAGGCGGCAGTCGCCAAGCTGAAAGTCGGCGACGGCCTGGCTGAGGGCACCACCACTGGCCCGTTGATCGACGAAAAAGCGGTTGCCAAGGTCAAGGAGCACATCGCTGATGCGCTGGGCAAAGGCGCGAAAGTGCTGAGCGGTGGCAACAGCCTGGAAGGCAATTTCTTTGAGCCGACCATTTTGGTGAACGTGTCCAAAGACGCCGCTGTGGCCAAGGAAGAAACCTTCGGCCCATTGGCGCCACTGTTCCGCTTCAAAGATGAGGCGGAAGTGATCGCCATGGCCAACGACACCGAGTTCGGTCTGGCGTCGTACTTCTACGCCCAGAACATGAGCCGCGTGTTCCGTGTGGCCGAAGCGCTGGAGTACGGCATGGTGGGTATCAACACCGGCCTGATCTCCAACGAAGTCGCGCCGTTCGGCGGTGTGAAGGCCTCGGGCCTGGGGCGTGAAGGCTCGAAATACGGCATCGAAGACTATCTGGAAATAAAATACCTCTGCCTCTCTGTTTAA
- the gabT gene encoding 4-aminobutyrate--2-oxoglutarate transaminase has product MSKTNASLMKRREAAVPRGVGQIHPIFAESAKNATVTDVEGREFIDFAGGIAVLNTGHLHPKIVAAVQEQLTKLTHTCFQVLAYEPYVELCEKINAKVPGNFDKKTLLVTTGSEAVENAVKIARAATGRAGVIAFTGAYHGRTMMTLGLTGKVVPYSAGMGLMPGGIFRAIYPNELHGVSVDDSIASIERIFKNDAEPKDIAAIIIEPVQGEGGFYVAPKAFMARLRELCDKHGILLIADEVQTGAGRTGTFFAMEQMGVTADLTTFAKSIAGGFPLAGVCGKAEYMDAIAPGGLGGTYAGSPIACAAALAVMEVFEEEHLLDRCKAVGERLVTGLKAIQAKHPVIGEVRALGAMIAVECFENGDTHKPNAAAVASVVAKAREKGLILLSCGTYGNVLRVLVPLTSPDEQLDKGLKIIEECFAEIA; this is encoded by the coding sequence ATGAGCAAAACAAACGCATCCCTGATGAAACGCCGTGAAGCCGCTGTACCCCGTGGCGTTGGTCAAATTCACCCGATCTTCGCCGAATCCGCGAAGAACGCTACCGTAACTGACGTTGAAGGTCGTGAGTTCATCGACTTCGCGGGCGGTATTGCTGTACTGAACACCGGTCACCTGCACCCGAAAATCGTCGCTGCCGTTCAAGAGCAACTGACCAAGCTGACTCACACCTGCTTCCAGGTATTGGCGTACGAGCCCTACGTTGAGCTGTGCGAAAAAATCAACGCCAAGGTCCCAGGCAATTTCGACAAGAAAACCCTGCTGGTCACCACCGGCTCCGAAGCCGTAGAGAACGCCGTCAAGATTGCCCGCGCTGCCACTGGTCGTGCTGGCGTGATCGCATTCACCGGCGCGTACCATGGCCGCACCATGATGACCTTGGGTCTGACCGGTAAAGTCGTGCCGTACTCGGCTGGCATGGGCCTGATGCCAGGTGGCATCTTCCGCGCCATCTACCCGAACGAACTGCACGGCGTGAGCGTTGACGACTCCATCGCCAGCATCGAGCGCATCTTCAAGAACGACGCCGAGCCAAAAGACATCGCCGCGATCATTATCGAGCCGGTGCAGGGCGAAGGCGGTTTCTACGTCGCGCCTAAAGCATTCATGGCTCGCCTGCGCGAACTGTGCGACAAGCACGGCATCCTGCTGATCGCTGACGAAGTGCAGACCGGCGCTGGCCGTACGGGCACCTTCTTTGCCATGGAACAGATGGGCGTCACTGCCGACCTGACCACCTTCGCCAAATCCATCGCTGGCGGCTTCCCGCTCGCAGGCGTTTGCGGCAAGGCCGAATACATGGACGCCATCGCACCAGGCGGTCTGGGCGGCACCTACGCCGGTAGCCCGATTGCCTGCGCCGCTGCGCTGGCGGTGATGGAGGTGTTCGAAGAAGAGCATCTGCTGGATCGCTGCAAAGCGGTCGGCGAGCGTCTGGTCACCGGTCTGAAAGCCATCCAGGCCAAGCACCCGGTCATCGGTGAGGTGCGTGCTCTGGGCGCAATGATTGCGGTCGAGTGCTTCGAAAACGGTGACACTCACAAGCCGAACGCGGCTGCTGTGGCGTCCGTCGTGGCCAAGGCTCGCGAGAAAGGTCTGATCCTGCTGTCGTGCGGCACCTACGGCAACGTTCTGCGCGTGCTGGTCCCGCTGACCTCGCCTGACGAGCAGTTGGACAAAGGCCTGAAGATCATCGAAGAGTGCTTCGCTGAGATCGCCTGA